A genomic region of Paroedura picta isolate Pp20150507F chromosome 4, Ppicta_v3.0, whole genome shotgun sequence contains the following coding sequences:
- the LOC143835811 gene encoding uncharacterized protein LOC143835811, whose protein sequence is MSMLKRMSHLIEKQTQAFTEGLLKNIFKEIQDGKEEVSNRNDGSITVADDSSKQGGKLSAEEKFETMEMEKGMSEPCSLDKDTLLKKTYSTPKQQYTRTNQKIYGSAVKVIDLKELLGKKTVVILEPRRYICLKIHRFILRGKDYNCTFYAKGQLDRTQVNGNNKMQQASI, encoded by the coding sequence atgtctatgctaaaaagaatgtctcatctaatagagaaacaaacccaagcatttacagaaggcttgcttaaaaatattttcaaggagatccaagacggcaaggaagaagtctctaacaggaatgatggatcaataacagtggctgatgatagctctaaacaaggtggaaaactatcagcagaagagaaatttgaaactatggagatggaaaaggggatgtcggagccttgcagcctagataaggacacccttcttaaaaagacatacagcactccaaagcaacagtacacaagaaccaatcaaaagatatatggatctgctgtgaaagtaatcgatttaaaggagcttctcgggAAAAAAACTGtagtgatattggagcccaggaggtacatttgcctcaagattcaccgattcatactccgagggaaagactacaactgcactttctatgccaaaggccaactggacagaacacaagtcaacgggaacaacaagatgcagcaagcctcgatatga